Sequence from the Pirellulales bacterium genome:
GACGTTTGCGGACGTCCGCCGTCGCTGAGTCTCGCGCCGCGAGAGTGATGCGTTCGCCCTTGTCTGCGGCGCGAGCGGAACGGGCCGAGCGTCAGACCGGACCTCGTCGACGCGCCGTCACGAGTCGGCGAGGAGTCGTCCCCGCACCTCTCTCCTGACGCTCGCGGGCTGAGGAGTCGACGCCGACGTCGTTCCGACGCAAATTGCCGTGGCGACGCAATCTCGAATCGCATTCGCCTTGGGGCTTCGCGCGACTCCGCCCCAGTGAAACCCAGCGGCCGCGAAGCGACGCTTCGGCAAGTGCGAGCCGCCGGCGACGGTCGTGATCAAGCCGGTTCGCCTGCGAACAGGGCCGGCAATTGCGTCGCAGTCGCCGACGTCGGTCGCCGGTTGAAACACTCCAAGGCGACCTGACGTCCGCTCCCAGGCGTGCGGAATTTCGAACGGTGTTTGCAAATCGCAAGCTCGGTCGCTCGGCCTCGGGAGATTAGGATGATCGTGGCCCGCCGGCGCGGGTCCCTTGTCCGCTTCCCTTTTCTGACAACCTCGACGACCTCTCGGTCAGGACGTGCGCGGGTCGCTCGCTGCGGCCTCGCATGCGAATCGTCGGCGAATCGTCGCCCTGGCCGCCGTTGTCGCCGAGGCAGACTCCGTCCGAACTTGCTCGCGGCGCTGCCGCGGCGACTGCGTGAATCAGAACGACGAAACCTGCCTCCTCTGGTCTCCTCAAGGGGTCCGCCTGATGTTCGCCACAGAATCCTCGGTGCGTTGGTTGCGTACGGCAGTCTGTCTCGCGGTATTCGCCTGGAGCGTCGACGTCGCTCGGGCGCAGACCAAGCGGACTGACTACGGGGGCGACGGCGTCACTTGGGAAGACGGAGCGAATTGGAGCCCCGACGGCGTGCCGATTTCGACCGACGACGCGTTCGTCAACCGCACGGCGAACGGCGGTTCGCTAAGCGTCTCGACCAACCAGACAGTCGATGATCTCGCCGTCAGCAACAAGAGCAACTCCGGGACGTTCGTCAGCGGAACCTCGACGCTGAACGTGCTGCCGGGCGCGACGCTGACGGTCGGGAGCACAAGCGGTTTTCGCATCGGTCATGAGCGACCTCTCGCCGACGGGGTCGGTTCGTCCGCCGGGGAGGTGATTCAGTCCGGCGGGACGGTTTTGATTCCCAACGGAACGAACGGTTTGCGAATGTCGCAGTCCCATGCCAACGCGGCCGAGTCCCTGTACCGAATCAGCGGCGGGTCGCTTCAAGCGGGCGCCGTCGGCGGAACCCAAACCCCGCTCAATCTGGGCGGAAGGTCGAACAACTTCGGCGTCGCCGAATTCCATGTCGTGGGGAGCGGAGCGACGTCGATCGTCTTCGGCGGCGACGCGGTCCTCGCGGGCAGCGAGACCGCCAGCGGCGGAATCGCCCGACTCCACTTCACCCTCGACGCGGCCGGAGTGACGCCGCTGGTGCTCGGCGACGAACTGCGGTTCGACGGGACGGGAACCAAACAGTTGGTCGTCGACATGATCGCCCTTCCTCCGCAGACCGACATCACGCTGATTAGGTCCAACCGCATTACGACCGCCAACTCGTCGCTGGCGCAGTTCACCGGCTTGCCCGACTTGTCGCCGATCTCGGCCACCTTCGGCCCTACGACGTACCATTGGCTGTTGGACTACACGGCGGGGGCGAACAACGGCGTGTTGGACTCGAGCGTCGTCCTGCGGTTCCAGTCCGCCGTCACGGCGGCGGTGCCCGAGCTCTCGTCGTTTTGCTTGGTCGGGCTGATCGCCTGCGGCGGCGCGTGGGCCCGTCGACGGCGGACGACTGCCGGTCGCCCGTAGCCGACGCCCGGCCGCGACTCGCTCGGGCAGATCTGGTTCCCGGTCTCGGCCAAGAGCCGCCGGCGGATCGGCCGGCCGCCGCCGGTCCAGGAGCGTTCCGCCCGCCGCAGGACGACGCCGAGCCCAGCCTCGGGGAGCTTCCCCGTCGCGAGGTCATCCGCGAGGGACGGCCTGGGCCTTGCGAAACGCCCCCGGCGTCGAGTTCGCGCACCGCTTGAAGGCCGCGGCGAACTGCGACGCGGATTGATAGCCCGTGAGCCGCGCAATCCGATCGAGGCCGTAGTCGGTGTCGCACAACAGCGCCTTGGCGCGGCTCATCCGGACCCGTTCAATCTCGGCGGCCGGCGAACGTCCGACCGCGACGCGAAATCGTCGCTCCAGCGTCGAGCGGCTGAGGGGAATGCGATTGAGCAGGTCCTGAACGCTCAGCCCGCCGCCGGCGTGATCGCGAATGAACGCGAGGGTCGCGGCGACGTCCTGATCCTCCACGGCGGCGACGTCGGAGGACTGGCGCTGGGCCAGCCCCTGCGGCGCGACGAGCACGACCTCCGCCGGGGGCGACGCTCCGTTCATGAGGCGGTCGAGCATCGCGGCCCCTTCGAAACCGATCCGGCGGGCGGCGGGGCGAATGCTGCTCAGCGGCGGGGCGGACAGTTCGCAGATGACCTGGTCGTCGTCCACGCCCAGCACGGCCGCTTCCTCGGGGACCGGAACGCCGCCCTGCGAACAGGCCTCGAGCACCTGCCGCCCCCGCACGTCGTTGCAGGCGAGCACGGCCACGGGCTTCGGCAAGCGGCGCAGCCACGCGCCGAGTTGCGCGCTTTCGAATTCGCCGCTGGCTTCGGACCGCAGCACCGTGACTTGGCCGCTTACCCGGCGAGGCGGTTCGTACGCCTGCCGCGACGCGGCGCGATGCTCCAGGTGCGCCAGGAAGGCGCGCCCGCGCTTGTCGGAGAAGTCGACGCCGGAGAAGCCGCAGTACGCGAAATGTCGGAAGCCGCGGTGCAGAAAATGCTCCGCCGCCAGGCGCGCAATCGCCTCGTGGTCGGCGTCGAACATCGCTCCGCGGGGGGGATGGAACGCGCCGCGCAAGTCGACCGTCGGCAGTCCCAGCCGCGCGATCTGTTCGGCGATCGGCTCCGACTCGATCCGCGCAATGACGCCGTCGCCTTGCCAGTCGGCCAGTCCGGCGGGCAAGCGTTCGCCCAGGCCCCGCTCGACCTGGAGCACCCGCCACCCCCCGTGCGCCCGCACGTAGTCGGCGACCCCCAGCAGGCAGTCGCGGCCGTAGGCGCGCGAACTCTCAATCAGCAGGATGACGCGCTTCGGCAAGGCCCTGGTCCCCGGACGGCGCGAAGAAACCGACGACAAGACGACAACCCGACGGCGGCCGGGCGGGGCCAAGCCGGCGTCAGCGTCAATTATGCCTCAGATCGCCGCGTGTGGTGAGGCGCCGGGGGGCGGGGCTCGTGACAAAATTTGCACATGGATTGACGGACAACCGGCATGACGGCCGAGCCGCCGCCGAGTCCAATGACGGGTGGTCGACCCGCTCTCCTCCCCCGTCCGGCCGCACTTCGCATGACGAACCAAGGCCCCGTCTCGTCCGTCGACGTTCGCTTCGAGCGGGTCGAAATCCCGACGTATCCCGTGGGGCCCGCGTGCCCGCACCCGATGTTCCTCGACAAGCGGGTCTATCAGGGGAGCAGCGGGGCCGTCTATCCGTTTCCGGTCGTCGAGAGCGTGGGCGACGCGTGCCGGCCGCAGACGTACGAGGCGGCGCTGCTGGAGAACGAGTACCTCCGGCTCATGATCCTGCCGGAACTCGGCGGCCGGCTGCAGATGGCGCTCGACAAGACGAACGACTATCGCTTCGTCTATTGGAATCGGGTGATCAAACCCGCGCTGGTCGGCTTGACCGGTCCGTGGATCAGCGGCGGCATCGAGTTCAATTGGCCGCAGCATCATCGCCCCAGCACGTTCCTCCCGGTCGACTGCGATCTGGAGCGGCACGCCGACGGATCGGCGACGGTCTGGTGCCACGAAATCGATCGCATGGTCGGCACGCGCGGGATGCACGGGTTTCGGCTCCGACCGGGCCGGGCGTATCTGGAGCTCGTGGTGCGGCTCTCCAACCGCACGAACCAGCCGGAAACGTTTTTGTGGTGGGCCAACCCGGCCGTTCACGTCGACGAGCATCACCAGTCGATCTTCCCCCCCGACGTCCGGGCGGTGATGGACCACGGCAAGCGGGCCGTCAGCACGTTTCCGATCGCCACGGGAGAGTACTCCAAAGTCGACTACTCCGCCGGCGTCGACATCAGCCGCTACAAGAACGTCCCGGCGCCGACGTCGTACATGGCCTGCGCGTCGAACTTCGACTTCGTCGGGTCGTACGACCACGGCCGGCAGGCCGGCCTGCTCCATGTGGCGAGCCATTACGTCGCGCCCGGCAAGAAGCAGTGGACCTGGGGGTGCGGCGAGTTCGGCCGAGCCTGGGACCGGCGCCTGACGGACGAAGACGGGCCCTACGTCGAGTTGATGTGCGGGGTCTACACCGACAATCAGCCCGATTTCAGCTGGCTGGCGCCGGGCGAGGAGAAGTCGTTTTCTCAGTATTTCATGCCCTACAAAGGGGTGGGCGTCGTCAAGAACGCCACCCGCGACGCGGCCCTCGGCCTGGAAATCCGAGGGACGCAAGCCGTGGTGCGGGCCTACGCGACCGCGCGCCAGCCGGGCGCCAGCTTGTCCGTGCGTCTCGGAGATCGGGAGCTGCTGCGGTGCGTCGTCGACTGCGACCCCCGCGCCTCGATCGAGGTCACGGCGGACGTTCCCCCCGGCGTCGACGAAGACGCGCTGGTCGTCGTCCTCGAAGACGGCCGCGGGCGGGAGCTCGTCAGCTATCGCGGCGTTCCCGAAGAGTTTCCGATGCCCGAGCCGGCGCGGCCCGTCCCCGAGCCGGCGGAGCTGGACTCGGCGGAGTCGCTCTACTTGGCCGCGATCCACCTGGTACAGTACCGTCACGCCACGAGACGCCCCGCGGACTACCTGCGCGAAGCGCTGCGGCGCGACGCCGGCGACGTGCGGTGCAATACGGCGATGAGCCGACTCCGCTACCGGCGGGGGGAATACGCGGCGGCGAAGCGTCACGCCGCGGCCGCCGTCGCCCGGGCGACGCGTCACAATCCCAATCCGCTCGACGGCGAGCCGTTCGTGCTCTTGGGTTTGGCCGAGGCCGCGCTCGACAACGAGCGGGCGGCGATCCAAGCGTGGCACAAAGCGGCCTGGAGCGCGGCGTCCCAGCCGCAAGCGTACTTCGAGCTCGCCAAAGCGGCGCTCCGGCAAGGCGATCCGGCCGAGGCGCAGCGGATGCTGGCGCGGTGCCTCGAGCGCAACGCCAACCACAGTCAGGCGCGGCACCTCGAGGTCTGCCTGCTCGCGGAGCGCGGCGAGCGGGTCGCGGCCAAGCGGCTGGCGGAGCGGGAGCTGGCGCGCGATCCGTTTTGCCTGGGGATCGTCTACGCCTACGTCACGGACCTGGGGGGAGACCCGCAGTTGCTCGAGCGGCGCCTGCGTCACGACAGTCACAGCTATCGACAGCTGGCGCACGACCTGGCCGACGCCGGGCTCATGCGGCAGGCCGAGGACGTCCTGCAGCGGTACCTCGATCGCTGCGGCGACCGCCGGCCGGATCCGCAGTTGGTCTACTGCCTGGCCTGGCTGCGCGGTCGGCGCGGCGACGCCGACGCGGTCCGCGAACTGCTGCGCCTGGCCGCCTCGTTGCCGCGGCACGAGTTCTTTCCCAATTCGTTGCACGATCTCCGGGCCCTCGAGTTCGCGGTCGCCGTCGAACCCGGCGACGCCCGCGCGTGGTGCGATCTCGGCAACCTGCTGTTCAGCAAGCAGCGCGACGACGAGGCGATCGACTGCTGGGAGCGCGCCGCCCGGCTCGCGCCCGAATTCCCGCAGCCGCGACGCAACCTCGGCCTGGCCTACTACAACAAGCGGCGCGACGCCCCGGCGGCGTGGGCGGCGATGGACGCCGCGCTTCGGCTTGATCCCGCCGACGGGCGGGTCCTGTTTGAACTCGATCTGCTGGCCAAGCGCCTCAACCATCCCGCCGCCGACCGCTTGCGGCGACTCGAGGCGCACCGCGCCTGCGTCGACGCCCGCGACGACCTGACCCTCGAATTCGTGACGCTGCTCAATCAGCTGGGCGAACACCAGCGGGCGTTGCGCACGCTGCTGTCGCGAACGTTCCAGCCCTGGGAGGGGGGGGAGGGAAAACCCTCGTCGCAGTACGTGCTGGCGCTGGTCCAACTCGCCCGTCGCGCCCTGGGCGCGGGCGAGTTCGCGCTGGCCGACGAGTTGCTCCAGCGGGCGTTCGTCTGGCCCGCGTCGTTAGGGGACGGCAAACTCCCCGGCATTCAGGAGAATCACCTCCACTTTTGGCGCGGCGTGGCGCTCCGCGGCCTGCAGCGGCACGACGACGCCCGGCAGTGCTTTGATGCGGCGAGCGCCGGGCCCGCCAGCCTGGCGCCGGCGCAGTTTTACAACGATCCCCCTCCGGAGACGAGCTTCTATCAGGGCCTGGCGAACCTGGCGCAGGGGCGTCGCGCCGCCGCCGTCGAGCGATTTCAAGCGCTGGTCAGCTACGGCGAGCGCCACTTCGATGAGCCCGCGTCGATCGACTTTTTCGCCGTCTCGCTTCCCGACTTCCTCGTGTTCGAGGCCGATCTCGCGGCCAGCCAGCAGGTGCATTGCCGGTTCCTGCGGGCGTTGGGGCTGATCGGCTTGGACCGGTTGCCGGAGGCCGAGGCCGAGTTCCAACAGATTCTGGCGGTCGACGCGAACCACCTCGGCGCGCTGCTCCACCGGCCGCTCTGCCAGGCGCGGGAGCGGGAGGCGCTGCTCGTCGGCGGCCCGCACGACGAGGCCGGCGCGCCGCCCCCCCGCTCCGCGGCCGGCGACCGCGCCTGACCGCCGCCATCGCGGCGGCTTTCGATTCGATCCCACCCTCACCCCCCGAATCCAACCGATGCCTGCTCTCCCGACGATTCTTGCGGCGGTTGCGGTCATGACGTCCGTGCTCGGCCTCGGCGGCGGCGCAGCCCATGCGGAGCCCGCGGCCGAACTCAATCTCTCCGGCTCGTGGCGACTGGCGCTCGACCGAAACGCCGCGGGGGACGCGGCGCAATGGCAGCGGTCCGATCAAGGCGAACGCTTCGATCGTCAGGCACGACTGCCGGGCTCGCTCGACGAACAGCGGATCGGCGATCCGCTCACGCTCGCCACGCGCTGGGTGGGAGATTGGGAGCGGAGCGCGTACCGCACCGACCCGCGGTACGCCCCTTATCGGCCCCCGCACGAGGTGAAACTGCCGTTCTGGCTCACTCCCGCCACGCATTACGTGGGACCGGCGTGGTACCGCCGCACGTTCCGCGTTCCGGCCGCCTGGAGCGACCGGCGCGTGACGCTGCTGCTGGAGCGATGCCACTGGACGACCGCCGTGTGGATCGACGGCCAGGAAGTCGGCCGGCGCGATTCGCTCTCCGCACCGCATGAGTACGACGTCACCGCGTGGGCCCGACCGGGGGAGCACGAGGTCGTCCTCCGCGTCGACAACCGCGTGCACGTCAATCTCGGCCCCAATTCGCACAGCATCTCCGACCATACGCAGGGCAACTGGAACGGCGTGGTCGGTCAGGTGCGGCTCGCGGCGACTCCGCAGGTCTGGATCGACCGCGTTGGCGTCGTCGGCAGCGCACGGAACAAGACGTTTGCGGTGGAGGTCGCGCTGGGGAACCGCACAGGTCGCGCGGCGCGCGGCACGCTGACGGCGTCGGTCCGTCCCCGCGAGGTCCCCCAAGCCGAGCCGTGGCAGACGTCCGTCGCCGTGACTGCCGCGAGCGCGGAGCGGAAGGTTCGCCTCGAGGTCCGGCTCCCCGAGGAGAGCCCGCTGTGGGACGAGTTCGCCCCCGCCCTGTACGACGTCGAAGTCTCCTGGCGGCCGACCGAAGGAGCGGGGCGCGAGACGCACGTGGTCCGCAAACCGAGCGGCCTGCGGGACGTGACCGTCGAGGGATCGCAAATCGCCGTCAACGGGCGACCCGTCTTTCTGCGGGGAACCTTGGACTGCTGCGTGTTCCCCCAGACCGGTTATCCGCCGACCGACGTCGCCTCGTGGCGGCGAATTCTGCAGACCTGCCGCGAGTACGGACTGAATCACGTGCGATTCCACTCGTACTGTCCCCCGGAGGCCGCCTTCATGGCGGCCGACGAGCTGGGCGTCTACCTGCAACCCGAGTGCGCCAACTGGGCCAACCAGGGCGCCTCCTTGGGGGACGGCGGGCCCGTCGACCAGTACGTCTACGACGAGACGCAGCGGATCCTGGACGCGTACGGGCATCACCCGTCGTTCCTCCTCTTCGCCTGCGGCAACGAGCCGAGCGGCAGACGGCACGTGGACTTCCTCAGCCAGTGGATCGGACATTGTTCCGCGCGCGATCCGCAGCGGCTGTACACCGGCGGGTCGGGCTGGCCCGTCATGCCCGCCAACCAGTTCCACGTGTCGCCCGCCCCGAGAATCCAGGCTTGGGGCGCGGGCCTCCGGTCGCGGATCAACGCGCGACCTCCCGAAACCGTCTCCGACTATTCCGAGTTCGTTCAAGCGCAGAGCGCACCGGTCATCGCCCACGAGATCGGCCAGTGGTGCGCGTTTCCCAATCTCGACGAGCGACGAAAATACGCCGGCCATCTCCAGGCCAAGAACTTCGACATCTTCGCCGACTGGCTCGAGGCGGTCGGGCTGGGCCGCCTCGCTCACGACTTCTTCTTGGCGTCCGGAAAGCTGCAGACCCTCTGCTACAAAGAAGAGATCGAAGCGGCGCTGCGGACGCCCGGCTTCGGGGGATTCCAACTGCTGGGGCTCAGCGACTTTTCGGGGCAAGGCACCGCGCTGGTGGGCGTTCTCGACGCGTTTTGGGAGCCCAAGCCGTACGTCACGGCGGAACAGTACCGTCGCTTCTGCGACTCGGCGGTCCCGCTGGCGAGACTCCCCCGGCGGACTTACCGCAACGACGACGTGCTGGCGTTTGAGGCGGAACTGGCGAATTACGGACCGCGACCGCTGACCGGGACCGCCGTTACGTGGAGCCTCGTCGCCAAAGCCGATGCCGCGGTGCTCGCGAGCGGCGTGTTGCAGGCCGATGCGGAGACGGGCGCCGTCACGTCGGTCGGCTCGGTCGAGACGTCGCTGGCGGGCGTCCGCAGTCCCGCCGCCCTGAGGCTGGAACTGGCGTGCGCGGAGACCGGCTCGAAAAACGACTGGGACCTGTGGGTCTATCCTGCCGAGTCGTCCGAACCGTCCGGGCCGTCGGACGGCCTGCTGATCGCCACGGAAGCGGACGACGCGGTGCTGGCGGCCCTCGACGCGGGAGGCGTCGTGTTGCTGACGCTGCCCGCCGAGCGGGTGAACGCGTCGGCCGTGCTCGGCTTCTCGTCCATCTTTTGGAACACGCTGTGGACGGAGAACCAGCCTCCCCACACGCTGGGCGTTCTCTGCGACCCGCAGCACCCGCTGTTTGCCGCGTTTCCTACGGAGTTCCACTCGAACTGGCAATGGTGGGAACTGATTCACGGCGCGGCGGCGATGGACGTTACCGACATTGCGGACCAGGTGACGCCCCTCGTGCGCGTGACGCCCGACTGGTTCAACCCCCGCGCGCTGGCGCTCGTCTGCGAGGCTCGGCTGGGCCGCGGCAAGCTGCTGATCACCTCGGCGAATCTCGCTCCCGACCGGCCCGACTGCCCCGCGGCCGACCAATTTCGCCAGTCCCTGATCGACTACGCGACCAGCGACGCGTTTCAGCCGACGACGACGCTCACGCCGGAAGCGTTGCAGTCGCTGACCAAGCCGCCGCGCTAGACCGTCCCCCCCGTCAGCGGCGTGCGCCAGGGGGCCCCCCCGCGCCGCCAGCCCCGCTTCCTCTCGTGCGTGATCTCATGCATCTCGGATTCGTGTGGAGAGTCTGCACAGTCGCCGCGCTGGGCGGCCTGCTGTTCGGCTACGACTGGGTCGTCATTGGCGGGGCGAAGCCGTTTTACGAGCAGCGATTTCAGATCGCTGCGAACCCGCTGGCCCAAGGCGTCGCTATGAGCACCGCCTTGTGGGGATGCTTGGCGGGGGCCGCGTTGTCCGGCCGGCTTGCCGACCAGATCGGACGCAAGCGGCCGCTTACGCTGGCCGGGGCGCTCTTCACCGTCAGCGCCGTGGCGACGGCGCTGGCAGGCGATTTGACGACCTTCAACGTCGCACGGTTCGTCGGCGGGATCGGGATTGGATTGGCCTCGAACCTGTCGCCGCTGTACATCGCCGAGGTGAGCCCGGCCGGCATGCGCGGGCGACTCGTCTCGCTCAATCAGCTGCTGCTGGTGACCGGGATTCTGGCGGCGCAACTCGTCAATTGGCGGATCGCATCCGACGTGCCCGCCACGGCGGAAGGGGCGGCGCTGGCGGCGACCTGGTGCGGTCGCATCGGGTGGCGATGGATGTTCGCCGCGGAGGCGATTCCCGCCGTCGGGTTCTTGGCCCTTTCGTTGCTCGTGCCGGAAAGTCCCCGGTGGCTGGTCAAGGCGGGGCGGCCCGACGACGCTCGCCGCGTGCTGGCGCGGATCGGCGACGACGCCTACGCCGCGACCGAACTCTCGGCCATCCAAGCCTCGACGGCCGCTCACGCCAAGCGGCCGTTCCGCCTGGGGCAACTGCTGGAACCGAGCCTGCGGCGACCGTTGCAAGTGGGCGTGGGCTTGGCCGTGCTCCAACAGTGGTGCGGCATCAACGTCATTTTCAACTACGCCGAAGAGGTGTTTCGCGCCGCCGGTTACCAGGTCCGCGACATCATGTTCGTGATCGTGGTCACCGGGCTGGTGAACCTGCTGTTCACGCTGGTCGGCATGGCCGCCGTCGATCGCTTCGGGCGGCGGAAGTTGATGCTGTCCGGCGCGGGGGGGCTGACGGTTCTGTTCGGTTTGCTCGGAGCGTTCTACTTCGTCGGCAGCCAAGGCCCCCACATGGTGGCGCTCGTGTTGGCGTCGATCGCCTGCTACGCCATGTCGCTCGCTCCGGTGACCTGGGTCGTCATCTCCGAAATCTTCCCCACCCGCGTGCGCGGCACGGCGATGTCGGCGGCCGTGTTCGCCTTGTGGCTGGCGTGCTCGCTGCTGACGTTCACGTTCCCGTGGCTGAACTCCCGCCTGGGGGCGGCGGGGACCTTTTGGCTGTACGCCGCCATTTGCGCCGTCGGCTTGGCGTTCATGGCGCTCCGCCTGCCGGAGACGCGCCATCGCAGTCTGGAAGAGATCGAGCGCGACTTCGCCAGTCAGTGATCCTGCCAGCAGCGCCGCAGACGGCGAGGGGAAGCTGACTGAGGTCGTTCAGGCGGCGGGGGCGGGCTTCCCGAACTCTTGTCGAGACTACTCCGCACAAGCGGACGTTGCCTCCCCTCTCGGGTCGGGGCTCGGCCTGCTCCAAGCTCGCTTCGTGTTCGCTCCGCTTCCGCTGGCTGCGCTGACAGCGGCGGCCGCCCATCCCAAGCGCGGTGCGGCATGGTCCGTCGTCGCGCCGGAGAATGCGAGCCGAATCGGCGCTAGCCGCGGAACGCGAGCGGATCGCGGTTGCGATCGTCGGCGGGTCGGTCGACGACGCGGACGACGCGGGCTCGGAGTCGAATCCCGCCCTCCTGGCGCTGCCTCTTTGGGAAGGGCCGTTCCCGGATCGTCGCCCAGGCCCGAATTGCGGAGGGTTGGGACGAGCTTCCGCCGCATGTTCGTGAGGCGCCGCTTGCGCTCGTGGACGCGGACGTCCGGTCATGGCGCCGTCGAGAAATGGGCAACCGGCGGTTGCCTATTTGACAATCGTGCCGCAGGCGGCGGCGTCTTGGCCCCGGTCCGTTTTGCCGCATGTGGCGACGCTATTCGGGGGATCAGCAATGATGCAGCGGCCTGCTGCACATCTGGCGCGGGTCTGAATTCGCCGTGAGGATGAGGCGCTTCAGCTGATCGCGTCGCTGCGTTCGGCAACGAGCCGCTTGTAGGCTTCTTTCTGATCATCGGGCAAAAAACTCCGGTCAATCTGCGCATGCGCATCGCCCAAGACGGACGCCTGTCTCTCGAGCAGGCGCAGCGCGACCTTATCCGGCAAATTGCAGTATGCGGCGAATCGCCGCCACACGCCCCGGCTCAGATTGTCCGTCTGGCCCTGCAGCGGCAGCGCGAGCTGGTCGTCAGGGATCGCCAGGCGCGTGCAAACCAAGTCGTAAGCGGGCGTCAGGCGCGTGATTCCGTCATCGCCGGTCAGCAGCGAAAAGTTCTTCAGGTGCATGTCGCCGTTGCCGGTCCACCAGGCGAACAGGAGCAGTCGGTACAGCTTGAGCAATTCGACCGGCGGCTCGTCCGCGTACTTGCGAATCAGCTTGACGCACAGCTCCGCCGACCCGTCGTCGTATTTGTCCTTGGGGGGCAACTCGGCGAGCTGGCAAAAATCCTCCTGGGGGAGCTTGCGGCCGTCGAGCGTGCGGTCGAAGCGTCGGACGATGTAGGCGAGCGCGCCGTCCTTGAGCGAGACAAGCCCGTTGGGCGCGACCTCGATGTCCACGAGCCTGGCCAGTCGCGTGGTGACGTGCTCGTTCTCTGGCAAGGCCGGGTAGGTTCCGGTCTGCGGCTTGAGCACGTAGCGTCCGCCGACGGCCGCGACCTGGAGCGTGGCCCGATCGGCCGAGAGATTGACCGAGATTTTCTTTTGAATGCCGGAAAGCGACGTGTGGCCGACCATTGCCAGAGCCGCCGTATGCAGCTTACTGGTCTCTAGGTCGAGTATCGGAACCTTCGTCGTTCCAAACAGCGCGCGCAGGCAGCGCGGATGGTAGTCGCTTTCGTCGGTGACCTCGCCCAGGCAAATGCGGCAGGCTTGGCTCATGTCGCCTCCTCAGCCGGCAGGATCTCGACTGCGCCGACGCAATCGGCGCAGGTGGCGATCAAGAGGCCGAACACATCGTCCTTGGAAATCTTGAGCTTCTTGGTTGCCAGCTCCAACAGCCAGCCTTCGGGGAGCAGATTCTCAAAGAACGGGTGCAGGCCGTCGGTGACGTACGGCTTGTCCGTGACCGGCAGCGTCATCGAGACGGCGACCGAGGCGGGATTGGCAACCCATTCCGGGTCGTAGCGGAAAGCGACCTGTCGGCCTTCCTCGGACAGCGTCCCGACGCGCTGCCCGTCAATCCGCACGATGGCTTGGCGCGCGCTCATGATTCGCCATCCCTCGGCGCATCGACGACGCCGAGCGTCTTGCCAAACACGGCCAGCACCTTGTTCACCGCGTCCATGCGTACGGTCGGCTTGGCCCGTTCCAGCTCGGAAACGAAGCGCCGCCCGACGCCGGCCAGGTCCCCAAGCTCGCCCTGAGTGAAGCCCCCGGCCTTCCTTCGTGCGCGAACAAATTCGCCGATGTCCTTGCCAAAGTTTCGGGCCATGGTCGCCTCGATGGGATCGCAATGCGCCCGATCGGGAGCATTTCTCGTGTTCGAGGCAATCATACCCCTGGAGTTGGCTAAAGGCAATCAACTTGCACCCGTTCGGGTGCATTATTCCATTTTCTTGGCCCACGAGGCCAGTAATCCTTGCAGTTCCCGTCCTGTGCCCCCGAACGGGAGCAGTTTCAAGAAGCTCGGGACACCGACCAAGTCAATTGCCATTAGGCTCATATCGCTCGACGCCGTCGCCTCGGGCGGATCGCGTTTGCATTCGTCGGCAGGTCGGTCGACGACGCGGGCGACGCGGGCTCGGACTTGAATCCCGCGGGAGTTCGACAAGATGGAGATCGGTGGACAGCGGCGGAGAACCGACGAGTGGCGCAGCCCAGGTCGGCTCCGGCGCGGGTGAGTTCGTTCGCCAACCGCGGCTTCAGCCACGAGCGGCCCGGTGGCACTGCCTCCGCGCGCTTGCCCCGTTCTCCCCGCTAGGAACCCCGTGTGGAGGTCAAGGAGCAGGGGTCTGGAGGCGGTTCCCTGAGGCCGCCGGATCCGCCCCAAGGAGCTGCCGAACGCCGACCCGTCAC
This genomic interval carries:
- a CDS encoding HipA domain-containing protein produces the protein MSQACRICLGEVTDESDYHPRCLRALFGTTKVPILDLETSKLHTAALAMVGHTSLSGIQKKISVNLSADRATLQVAAVGGRYVLKPQTGTYPALPENEHVTTRLARLVDIEVAPNGLVSLKDGALAYIVRRFDRTLDGRKLPQEDFCQLAELPPKDKYDDGSAELCVKLIRKYADEPPVELLKLYRLLLFAWWTGNGDMHLKNFSLLTGDDGITRLTPAYDLVCTRLAIPDDQLALPLQGQTDNLSRGVWRRFAAYCNLPDKVALRLLERQASVLGDAHAQIDRSFLPDDQKEAYKRLVAERSDAIS
- a CDS encoding helix-turn-helix transcriptional regulator, whose protein sequence is MARNFGKDIGEFVRARRKAGGFTQGELGDLAGVGRRFVSELERAKPTVRMDAVNKVLAVFGKTLGVVDAPRDGES
- a CDS encoding HipA N-terminal domain-containing protein produces the protein MSARQAIVRIDGQRVGTLSEEGRQVAFRYDPEWVANPASVAVSMTLPVTDKPYVTDGLHPFFENLLPEGWLLELATKKLKISKDDVFGLLIATCADCVGAVEILPAEEAT